One Desulfovibrio aminophilus DSM 12254 DNA segment encodes these proteins:
- a CDS encoding FmdB family zinc ribbon protein has product MPIYEYACQECKQTFEDWQKGFEERELPCPVCGGKSTRLISNSSFILKGGGWYVTDYSGRKASASGEDSPKKADTSGPAQPAEPAAKAD; this is encoded by the coding sequence ATGCCCATCTATGAATACGCTTGCCAGGAATGCAAGCAGACCTTCGAGGACTGGCAGAAAGGGTTCGAGGAGCGCGAGTTGCCTTGCCCCGTGTGCGGCGGCAAGTCCACCCGGCTCATCTCCAACTCGTCTTTCATTCTCAAGGGCGGCGGCTGGTACGTCACCGACTATTCCGGCCGCAAGGCGTCCGCGTCCGGGGAGGACTCCCCGAAGAAGGCGGACACCTCCGGCCCGGCACAGCCGGCCGAACCGGCCGCGAAGGCCGACTAG
- the pyrE gene encoding orotate phosphoribosyltransferase has translation MTDMKKRLASLLLELSYVEGEVTLTSGKKSDYYFDCKQTALHPEGGFLIGSLFLEMLAPLRVAGVGGMTLGADPLVSAVSVLSQVNRCPMPGFIIRKQPKGHGTNQYLEGLKNFHAGDRVALLEDVVTTGGTLLTSVERVRAAGFEVAAVLCVLDREEGGRERLAEAGLELCSIFTRKELLAAARG, from the coding sequence ATGACCGACATGAAGAAGCGCCTCGCCTCCCTGCTCCTGGAATTGTCCTATGTCGAGGGCGAGGTCACCCTCACCTCGGGCAAGAAAAGCGATTACTATTTCGACTGCAAGCAGACCGCCCTGCATCCGGAGGGCGGTTTCCTCATCGGCAGCCTGTTTCTGGAAATGCTCGCCCCGCTGCGGGTGGCCGGAGTGGGCGGCATGACCCTGGGGGCCGATCCGCTGGTCTCCGCCGTATCCGTTCTCTCGCAGGTGAACCGTTGCCCCATGCCCGGCTTCATCATCAGGAAACAGCCCAAAGGGCACGGCACCAATCAGTATCTCGAAGGCCTCAAGAACTTCCACGCCGGCGACCGGGTGGCCCTGCTGGAAGACGTGGTGACCACGGGCGGGACGCTGCTCACCTCGGTGGAGCGCGTGCGCGCCGCCGGGTTCGAGGTGGCCGCCGTGCTCTGCGTCCTGGACCGCGAAGAGGGCGGCCGGGAACGCTTGGCCGAGGCTGGACTGGAGCTGTGCTCCATCTTCACCCGCAAGGAACTGCTGGCCGCCGCCCGGGGCTGA
- the purB gene encoding adenylosuccinate lyase, which yields MIERYSRPEMAALWTLENKFAVWLEVELAVCRAWNRLGQIPDADLAEITTKAGFDVERILEIEKKTRHDVIAFLTAVEEKVGPSARYIHLGCTSSDIVDTAGGVLLTRAGRIILDGVDRLLVVLKDMARKHQGRLCMGRTHGVHAEPVSFGLKMAGFYAEFTRHRERFAQALEGIRVGKISGAVGTYAHLDPRLEEIACELLGLAPDPISTQIVQRDRHAHYFTALALMAGGVERLCTELRHLQRTEVLEAEEGFAKGQKGSSAMPHKKNPISAENLCGLSRLVRSNSLAAMENMALWHERDISHSSVERVIMPDSTILMDYILHRLAGLVENLRVIPENMDRNLMGSCGLFYSQRVLMALLEAGLPRQKAYEMVQKVAMRCWEERLSFPDEVRKDGEILTHLSAQALDAAFDPSYYLRYEEMILSRVLGG from the coding sequence ATGATCGAACGCTATTCGCGGCCCGAGATGGCCGCCCTGTGGACCCTGGAGAACAAATTCGCGGTCTGGCTCGAAGTGGAGCTGGCCGTGTGCCGCGCCTGGAACCGTCTGGGACAGATCCCGGATGCCGACTTGGCCGAGATCACGACCAAGGCGGGCTTCGACGTTGAGCGCATCCTGGAGATCGAGAAGAAGACCCGCCACGACGTCATCGCCTTCCTCACCGCGGTGGAGGAGAAGGTGGGTCCATCGGCCCGCTACATCCACCTGGGCTGCACCTCCTCGGACATCGTGGACACGGCGGGCGGCGTGCTTCTGACCCGCGCCGGACGGATCATTCTGGACGGCGTGGACCGCTTGTTGGTCGTGCTCAAGGACATGGCCCGCAAGCACCAGGGGCGGCTGTGCATGGGCCGGACCCACGGTGTGCATGCCGAGCCCGTGAGCTTCGGGCTCAAGATGGCGGGCTTCTACGCCGAGTTCACGCGCCACCGTGAGCGCTTCGCCCAGGCCCTGGAAGGCATCCGGGTGGGCAAGATTTCCGGCGCCGTGGGCACCTACGCCCACCTGGACCCCCGCCTGGAGGAAATCGCCTGCGAGCTGCTCGGCCTGGCTCCGGACCCCATCTCCACCCAGATCGTCCAGCGCGACCGCCACGCCCACTACTTCACCGCCCTGGCGCTCATGGCCGGGGGAGTGGAGCGGCTCTGCACGGAACTGCGCCACCTCCAGCGCACCGAGGTCCTGGAGGCGGAGGAAGGCTTCGCCAAGGGCCAGAAAGGTTCCTCGGCCATGCCCCACAAGAAGAACCCCATCTCGGCCGAGAACCTCTGCGGCCTGTCCCGTCTGGTGCGCTCCAACTCCCTGGCGGCCATGGAGAACATGGCGCTCTGGCACGAGCGCGACATCAGCCACTCCTCGGTGGAGCGCGTGATCATGCCGGACTCCACCATCCTCATGGACTACATCCTGCACCGTCTGGCCGGTCTGGTGGAGAATCTGCGCGTGATCCCGGAGAACATGGACCGCAACCTCATGGGCTCCTGCGGCCTGTTCTATTCCCAGCGGGTGCTCATGGCCCTGCTGGAGGCCGGCTTGCCCCGGCAGAAGGCCTACGAGATGGTCCAGAAGGTGGCCATGCGCTGCTGGGAGGAACGCCTGAGCTTCCCCGACGAGGTGCGCAAGGACGGCGAGATTCTAACGCATCTTTCGGCGCAGGCGCTTGACGCGGCCTTTGACCCCTCGTACTACCTCCGGTATGAGGAAATGATTCTGAGCCGCGTACTCGGCGGCTGA